One genomic window of Punica granatum isolate Tunisia-2019 chromosome 1, ASM765513v2, whole genome shotgun sequence includes the following:
- the LOC116192357 gene encoding zinc finger protein ZAT10-like, whose product MALEALNSPTAAAAPFPFMDEAASARLAEPWAKRKRSKRPHPLTSPTEEEYLALCLVMLARGGRPSAAPLPPPPALEAAAAAKPSFSCPVCGKAFPSYQALGGHKASHRVKPSASAGDDQSTSTSAAAAAATSLSSGKTHECSICHRSFPSGQALGGHKRCHYEGGSNNSAAATASTASEGTGSTRTHSHSHSQSHSHSRHNFDLNMPALPELSPKFLVSPGDEEVESPHPSKKPRLTLNIPIKREV is encoded by the coding sequence ATGGCCTTggaagctctcaactccccGACCGCCGCCGCCGCGCCCTTCCCCTTCATGGACGAAGCCGCCTCCGCCCGCCTCGCCGAGCCCTGGGCAAAGCGCAAGCGCTCCAAGCGCCCCCACCCCCTCACTTCCCCCACCGAGGAGGAGTACCTCGCCCTCTGCCTCGTCATGCTCGCCCGTGGCGGCCGCCCCTCCGCCGCTCCCCTCCCGCCCCCTCCTGCCCTCGAGGCAGCAGCGGCGGCCAAGCCGAGCTTCAGCTGCCCCGTGTGCGGCAAGGCCTTCCCCTCCTACCAGGCCCTCGGCGGCCACAAGGCTAGCCACCGCGTCAAGCCTTCCGCTTCCGCCGGCGACGACCAGTCCACCTCCACCTCCGCAGCCGCAGCCGCCGCCACGAGTTTGTCGTCCGGGAAGACCCACGAGTGCTCCATCTGCCACAGGAGCTTCCCCAGCGGCCAGGCTCTCGGCGGCCACAAGCGGTGCCACTACGAGGGCGGCTCCAACAACAGTGCCGCTGCCACCGCCTCCACCGCCTCTGAGGGCACCGGGTCAACGCGCACCCACAGCCACAGCCACAGCCAGAGCCACAGCCACAGCCGCCACAACTTCGACCTGAACATGCCGGCGCTCCCCGAGCTTTCCCCGAAGTTCCTGGTGTCCCCGGGCGACGAGGAGGTGGAGAGCCCCCACCCGTCAAAGAAGCCCCGCTTGACTTTGAACATTCCCATCAAGCGCGAAGTTTGA